In one Magallana gigas chromosome 9, xbMagGiga1.1, whole genome shotgun sequence genomic region, the following are encoded:
- the LOC105324401 gene encoding probable E3 ubiquitin-protein ligase RNF144A, translating into MKMQFQRLSSGYPSNITWDCLSILDAKKNIARQSGISQYSVSIVDMEDGIIYEDDRPLSGLKLPLQVMFGNENRQFPSYLNTEEPDMLTLDDSEDEPRLKMSCGHALSADSLFGFMKLELMTKTVNAIRCPAEGCGSEWRMQEIIRKADMTEDEQIFFEYRISLNAINKEDTPTSSCPSCGSFCQRQAEGNAQVNCVFCSKSEGKEFNFCWDCKSLWYPNHRCSNAELEAFQRILNEAPLKKLDYSHIEGVPSKRMCPNCRSLIEHDSMCKEMTCIKCKFKFCFSCLKPCLNGTLQCSGYSRKCSVAPVQNVQS; encoded by the exons ATGAAGATGCAGTTTCAGCGACTTTCGTCGGGATATCCATCTAATATAACATGG GACTGCCTTTCCATCCTTGATGCAAAAAAGAACATTGCCCGCCAAAGCGGTATCTCTCAATATTCTGTAAGTATCGTTGATATGGAGGACGGGATAATCTATGAAGATGACCGGCCCCTATCTGGATTGAAATTACCACTCCAGGTGATGTTTGGAAATGAAAACAGACAGTTTCCCTCATACCTTAACACAGAAGAACCAGATATGCTCACGCTTGACGATTCAGAAGATGAGCCGCGTCTAAAGATGTCATGTGGCCATGCATTAT CTGCTGACAGCCTTTTTGGATTTATGAAGTTGGAATTAATGACAAAAACGGTCAATGCAATACGTTGTCCGGCAGAAGGATGTGGTTCTGAATGGAGAATGCAGGAAATCATTCGAAAAGCAGACATGACTGAAGACGAGcaaatcttttttgaatatCGAATTTCTTTGAATGCGATCAACAAAGAAGACACTCCCACTTCCAGTTGTCCAAGTTGTGGTAGTTTTTGCCAGAGGCAAGCTGAAGGTAACGCACAAGTGAACTGCGTATTTTGCAGTAAATCTGAAGGAAAAGAATTCAATTTTTGCTGGGACTGTAAATCGCTTTGGTATCCAAATCACCGTTGCAGCAATGCTGAGCTTGAAGCTTTTCAAAGAATTCTTAATGAGGCTCCCTTAAAGAAATTAGATTACTCGCATATTGAGGGGGTTCCATCAAAACGAATGTGCCCAAACTGTCGATCATTGATTGAACACGACAGCATGTGTAAAGAAATGACATGTATAAAATGcaagtttaaattttgtttttcttgtctTAAACCTTGTTTGAACGGAACTTTACAATGCAGTGGGTATAGCAGAAAGTGTTCCGTTGCACCAGTACAAAACGTACAATCATGA
- the LOC105343686 gene encoding ubiquitin carboxyl-terminal hydrolase 46 isoform X2 produces the protein MDDIHILLLSIVSFLVLVVAVLILVIIYLLKQKRNAKALNVTESSKVLQNQLIRRISLENDNSRGKTDNTKEVASQTDSESKSMKTVGTLTEVTLYLRQESSPQTIKKENNKVTDFNPPKGNRNLGNTCFFNSSLQALYFTKSFREAITCLKPLSRNFENMPLTKNVSRLLEKQTIQSENHTRELKGVLSAVRKINDQFGHGTQEDSYELLNTVLGGIFDEINNADISRMEEGGGSLIDVRNIFKGMFIVVYVYDSCNDIEVDFEEFTTLSIPIVDQSDDCTLSKSHHGLKTVTLASPLNGVESGLAAFTQTEEFEEQQLPCRICDSKYVDGTEKSYKRMLVFQPPPVLVIHIDRYEMNGSSNLTKNSKQMSYSRRLDVSQFCSIANTTMCKQDYLYELYAIVVHTGAISGGHYYAFVNTTRKHDVKRWEHLIRKSTGDIDTLKREAEIILQEKRNEMKHERTEEIPEVKPNWYYVSDQIVTPVSEEDVLSHKDAYILFYEVQ, from the exons ATGGATGATATCCACATACTCCTCCTGAGTATAGTGAGCTTTTTG GTTCTCGTTGTTGCTGTCTTGATTTTagtaatcatttatttactgaAACAAAAACGGAATGCGAAAGCGCTAAAT gtAACAGAGAGTTCGAAAGTATTACAGAACCAG TTGATTAGGAGGATAAGCTTAGAAAATGACAACAGCAGAGGAAAAACAGATAACACGAAAGAg GTTGCTTCACAAACAGATTCTGAATCAAAGTCCATGAAAACTGTGGGAACATTAACAGAAGTAACATTATACCTGAGGCAAGAGTCATCTCCTCAAACAATTAAG AAAGAGAATAATAAAGTCACTGATTTTAATCCTCCAAAG GGAAATAGAAATCTTGGCAACACCTGCTTTTTTAATTCTTCCTTACAG GCCTTGTATTTTACCAAATCATTCAGAGAGGCAATAACTTGTTTGAAG CCGCTAtcaagaaattttgaaaatatgccATTAACAAAAAATGTGTCTCGACTTCTGGAGAAACAAACAATACAAAGCGAAAACCACACAAGGGAACTGAAAGGCGTTTTGAGTGCTGTCAGAAAGAT AAATGACCAGTTTGGGCATGGAACACAAGAGGACAGCTATGAACTGCTGAATACAGTACTTGGTGGaatatttgatgaaatcaataaCGCTGAT ATATCAAGGATGGAGGAAGGAG GTGGGAGTTTAATTGATGTGCGGAACATATTCAAGGGAATGTTTATTGTGGTCTACGTTTATGATTCCTGCAACGAT ATAGAAGTAGATTTTGAAGAGTTTACAACGCTGAGCATTCCGATTGTTGACCAGTCCGATGATTGTACA tTATCAAAATCCCATCATGGGTTGAAAACGGTGACGTTGGCTTCGCCATTGAATGGTGTTGAAAGTGGATTAGCCGCCTTCACACAAACTGAAGAGTTCGAGGAACAACAACTACCTTGCCGGATCTGTGATTCAA aatATGTGGACGGAACGGAAAAATCCTACAAAAGAATGCTTGTGTTTCAACCTCCTCCAGTACTAGTAATACATATTGACAGATACGAAATG AATGGTTCAAGTAATCTTACAAAAAACTCGAAACAAATGTCCTATTCTAGAAGACTTGATGTATCACAGTTTTGTTCAATTGCCAATACT ACGATGTGTAAACAAGATTATCTTTATGAACTATATGCCATTGTAGTTCATACAGGGGCAATCAGCGGAGGTCATTACTATGCGTTTGTCAACACAACCAGAAAGCATGATGTTAAAAGATGGGAGCATTTAATTCGTAAATCAACTGGAGACATTGACACTTTAAAACGGGAAGCAGAAATTATTTTGCAAGAGAAGCGCAATGAAATGAAACATGAAAGAACAGAAGAGATTCCCGAGGTTAAGCCTAATTGGTATTACGTGAGCGATCAGATAGTGACACCGGTATCAGAGGAAGATGTTCTGAGTCATAAAGATGCTTACATCCTGTTTTATGAAGTGCAATAA
- the LOC105343686 gene encoding ubiquitin carboxyl-terminal hydrolase 46 isoform X1 has product MDDIHILLLSIVSFLVLVVAVLILVIIYLLKQKRNAKALNVTESSKVLQNQFHGKTDEAEEEECIGLIRRISLENDNSRGKTDNTKEVASQTDSESKSMKTVGTLTEVTLYLRQESSPQTIKKENNKVTDFNPPKGNRNLGNTCFFNSSLQALYFTKSFREAITCLKPLSRNFENMPLTKNVSRLLEKQTIQSENHTRELKGVLSAVRKINDQFGHGTQEDSYELLNTVLGGIFDEINNADISRMEEGGGSLIDVRNIFKGMFIVVYVYDSCNDIEVDFEEFTTLSIPIVDQSDDCTLSKSHHGLKTVTLASPLNGVESGLAAFTQTEEFEEQQLPCRICDSKYVDGTEKSYKRMLVFQPPPVLVIHIDRYEMNGSSNLTKNSKQMSYSRRLDVSQFCSIANTTMCKQDYLYELYAIVVHTGAISGGHYYAFVNTTRKHDVKRWEHLIRKSTGDIDTLKREAEIILQEKRNEMKHERTEEIPEVKPNWYYVSDQIVTPVSEEDVLSHKDAYILFYEVQ; this is encoded by the exons ATGGATGATATCCACATACTCCTCCTGAGTATAGTGAGCTTTTTG GTTCTCGTTGTTGCTGTCTTGATTTTagtaatcatttatttactgaAACAAAAACGGAATGCGAAAGCGCTAAAT gtAACAGAGAGTTCGAAAGTATTACAGAACCAG tttCATGGAAAAACAGATGAAGCCGAAGAAGAAGAATGCATTGGA TTGATTAGGAGGATAAGCTTAGAAAATGACAACAGCAGAGGAAAAACAGATAACACGAAAGAg GTTGCTTCACAAACAGATTCTGAATCAAAGTCCATGAAAACTGTGGGAACATTAACAGAAGTAACATTATACCTGAGGCAAGAGTCATCTCCTCAAACAATTAAG AAAGAGAATAATAAAGTCACTGATTTTAATCCTCCAAAG GGAAATAGAAATCTTGGCAACACCTGCTTTTTTAATTCTTCCTTACAG GCCTTGTATTTTACCAAATCATTCAGAGAGGCAATAACTTGTTTGAAG CCGCTAtcaagaaattttgaaaatatgccATTAACAAAAAATGTGTCTCGACTTCTGGAGAAACAAACAATACAAAGCGAAAACCACACAAGGGAACTGAAAGGCGTTTTGAGTGCTGTCAGAAAGAT AAATGACCAGTTTGGGCATGGAACACAAGAGGACAGCTATGAACTGCTGAATACAGTACTTGGTGGaatatttgatgaaatcaataaCGCTGAT ATATCAAGGATGGAGGAAGGAG GTGGGAGTTTAATTGATGTGCGGAACATATTCAAGGGAATGTTTATTGTGGTCTACGTTTATGATTCCTGCAACGAT ATAGAAGTAGATTTTGAAGAGTTTACAACGCTGAGCATTCCGATTGTTGACCAGTCCGATGATTGTACA tTATCAAAATCCCATCATGGGTTGAAAACGGTGACGTTGGCTTCGCCATTGAATGGTGTTGAAAGTGGATTAGCCGCCTTCACACAAACTGAAGAGTTCGAGGAACAACAACTACCTTGCCGGATCTGTGATTCAA aatATGTGGACGGAACGGAAAAATCCTACAAAAGAATGCTTGTGTTTCAACCTCCTCCAGTACTAGTAATACATATTGACAGATACGAAATG AATGGTTCAAGTAATCTTACAAAAAACTCGAAACAAATGTCCTATTCTAGAAGACTTGATGTATCACAGTTTTGTTCAATTGCCAATACT ACGATGTGTAAACAAGATTATCTTTATGAACTATATGCCATTGTAGTTCATACAGGGGCAATCAGCGGAGGTCATTACTATGCGTTTGTCAACACAACCAGAAAGCATGATGTTAAAAGATGGGAGCATTTAATTCGTAAATCAACTGGAGACATTGACACTTTAAAACGGGAAGCAGAAATTATTTTGCAAGAGAAGCGCAATGAAATGAAACATGAAAGAACAGAAGAGATTCCCGAGGTTAAGCCTAATTGGTATTACGTGAGCGATCAGATAGTGACACCGGTATCAGAGGAAGATGTTCTGAGTCATAAAGATGCTTACATCCTGTTTTATGAAGTGCAATAA
- the LOC105343695 gene encoding myb-like protein X isoform X2 codes for MASIMKHQAAIALLVAILSNFSNCDYCPVSVPTVSVVSKCPTTKAEWDEAASRKKCSHMTAKCGTKSPVYHCLLNQWGNETVEVCASDWFISGFCAIYNTDEMKVIDDFNRDCTNFTSGYCPTRYISTDAYMYQGCYEKRNTSTPLPSTDKQCFRVHVSTDCTLPAAIIAIIIVLSLLSLILSLLLVLTCRGKISKSVRYRQCMRLCKQTPDEEQEMEGSSTDEKSSETESLLQDVKKSVSLRTDKREEEKYTMPVKEIIKQIEPKSVSPRTDKTEEKNDTMPVKEKIKQFDQKSVSLRTGKTEEENNTMPVKEIIKLIETDNKVKETDKKDEDKRRKSGQNLKTSSDASDSTTDTSKKDENLINEDMEPTSFGRINSPKDDRKSECNVKDPSYTMEDLNTKNEDLNVESVEEENMIVDGRTDSPDGDRKLESIDKVELEDDRLHENDSKVMEMRSYEISADEKERDSENKYESQKDIELSSSTSNENKNSTEKEEQLDLKEKPPQVKSRVKEIQERLTKHN; via the exons ATGGCTAGTATAATGAAACATCAAGCTGCAATCGCTCTTCTCGTTGCTATATTGTCAAACTTTTCCAAT tGTGATTACTGTCCAGTAAGTGTTCCCACAGTGTCAGTGGTATCTAAATGTCCCACAACAAAGGCGGAATGGGATGAGGCGGCTAGCAGAAAAAAGTGTTCTCACATGACAGCAAAATGTGGGACTAAATCACCTGTTTATCATTGTCTGTTAAATCAGTGGGGAAACGAGACAGTAGAAGTGTGTGCCTCTGATTGGTTTATATCAG GATTCTGCGCGATCTATAACACCGACGAAATGAAAGTTATCGACGACTTTAATAGAGACTGCACAAACTTTACTAGTGGCTACTGTCCTACCCGATACATTTCTACAGATGCATATATGT atCAAGGGTGTTACGAAAAGCGAAATACCAGTACACCGTTGCCATCAACAGACAAACAGTGTTTCAGAGTTCATGTGTCGACAGACTGCACGTTGCCGGCTGCTATAATTGCTATAATAATCGTTCTTTCCCTCCTTTCACTTATTCTCTCACTGTTATTAGTACTCACATGCCGGgggaaaatttcaaaatcag TGAGGTATAGGCAATGCATGCGATTATGCAAACAGACTCCTGATGAAGAACAAG AAATGGAAGGAAGCTCTACAGATGAAAAATCAAGTGAAACCGAATCCTTGTTGCAAGATG TTAAAAAAAGTGTCAGCCTTCGGACCGATAAAAGAGAGGAAGAAAAATACACGATGCCTGTAAAGgaaattattaaacaaattg AACCAAAAAGTGTCAGCCCTCGGACCGATAAAACAGAGGAGAAAAATGACACGATGCCTGTAaaggaaaaaattaaacaatttg ATCAAAAAAGTGTCAGCCTTCGGACCGGTAAAACAGAGGAGGAAAATAACACGATGCCTGTAAAGGAAATAATTAAACTAATTG AAACTGACAACAAAGTAAAAGAAACCGATAAAaaagatgaagataaaaggAGAAAATCTGggcaaaatttgaaaacatcTTCTG ATGCAAGCGACAGCACAACCGATACCAGTAAGAAGGATGAAAACTTAATTAATGAAGACATGGAACCGACGTCAT ttgGACGAATAAATTCCCCGAAAGACGATCGAAAAAGTGAATGCAATGTTAAAG ATCCGAGCTATACGATGGAagatttaaatacaaaaaatgaagaCCTAAATGTAGAATCTGTAGAAGAAGAAAACATGATCGTTG atgGACGAACCGATTCCCCGGATGGTGATCGAAAATTAGAATCAATTGATAAAG ttgAGCTAGAGGACGATCGATTGCATGAAAATGATTCGAAAG TGATGGAAATGCGATCATACGAAATCAGTGCTGATGAAAAAGAAAGGGATAGTGAAAATAAATACGAATCGCAAAAAG
- the LOC105343695 gene encoding transcriptional regulator ATRX homolog isoform X3, with amino-acid sequence MASIMKHQAAIALLVAILSNFSNCDYCPVSVPTVSVVSKCPTTKAEWDEAASRKKCSHMTAKCGTKSPVYHCLLNQWGNETVEVCASDWFISGFCAIYNTDEMKVIDDFNRDCTNFTSGYCPTRYISTDAYMYQGCYEKRNTSTPLPSTDKQCFRVHVSTDCTLPAAIIAIIIVLSLLSLILSLLLVLTCRGKISKSVRYRQCMRLCKQTPDEEQEMEGSSTDEKSSETESLLQDVKKSVSLRTDKREEEKYTMPVKEIIKQIEPKSVSPRTDKTEEKNDTMPVKEKIKQFDQKSVSLRTGKTEEENNTMPVKEIIKLIGRTYFAETDNKVKETDKKDEDKRRKSGQNLKTSSDASDSTTDTSKKDENLINEDMEPTSFGRINSPKDDRKSECNVKVMEMRSYEISADEKERDSENKYESQKDIELSSSTSNENKNSTEKEEQLDLKEKPPQVKSRVKEIQERLTKHN; translated from the exons ATGGCTAGTATAATGAAACATCAAGCTGCAATCGCTCTTCTCGTTGCTATATTGTCAAACTTTTCCAAT tGTGATTACTGTCCAGTAAGTGTTCCCACAGTGTCAGTGGTATCTAAATGTCCCACAACAAAGGCGGAATGGGATGAGGCGGCTAGCAGAAAAAAGTGTTCTCACATGACAGCAAAATGTGGGACTAAATCACCTGTTTATCATTGTCTGTTAAATCAGTGGGGAAACGAGACAGTAGAAGTGTGTGCCTCTGATTGGTTTATATCAG GATTCTGCGCGATCTATAACACCGACGAAATGAAAGTTATCGACGACTTTAATAGAGACTGCACAAACTTTACTAGTGGCTACTGTCCTACCCGATACATTTCTACAGATGCATATATGT atCAAGGGTGTTACGAAAAGCGAAATACCAGTACACCGTTGCCATCAACAGACAAACAGTGTTTCAGAGTTCATGTGTCGACAGACTGCACGTTGCCGGCTGCTATAATTGCTATAATAATCGTTCTTTCCCTCCTTTCACTTATTCTCTCACTGTTATTAGTACTCACATGCCGGgggaaaatttcaaaatcag TGAGGTATAGGCAATGCATGCGATTATGCAAACAGACTCCTGATGAAGAACAAG AAATGGAAGGAAGCTCTACAGATGAAAAATCAAGTGAAACCGAATCCTTGTTGCAAGATG TTAAAAAAAGTGTCAGCCTTCGGACCGATAAAAGAGAGGAAGAAAAATACACGATGCCTGTAAAGgaaattattaaacaaattg AACCAAAAAGTGTCAGCCCTCGGACCGATAAAACAGAGGAGAAAAATGACACGATGCCTGTAaaggaaaaaattaaacaatttg ATCAAAAAAGTGTCAGCCTTCGGACCGGTAAAACAGAGGAGGAAAATAACACGATGCCTGTAAAGGAAATAATTAAACTAATTG GTAGAACTTATTTTGCAGAAACTGACAACAAAGTAAAAGAAACCGATAAAaaagatgaagataaaaggAGAAAATCTGggcaaaatttgaaaacatcTTCTG ATGCAAGCGACAGCACAACCGATACCAGTAAGAAGGATGAAAACTTAATTAATGAAGACATGGAACCGACGTCAT ttgGACGAATAAATTCCCCGAAAGACGATCGAAAAAGTGAATGCAATGTTAAAG TGATGGAAATGCGATCATACGAAATCAGTGCTGATGAAAAAGAAAGGGATAGTGAAAATAAATACGAATCGCAAAAAG
- the LOC105343695 gene encoding myb-like protein X isoform X1, translating to MASIMKHQAAIALLVAILSNFSNCDYCPVSVPTVSVVSKCPTTKAEWDEAASRKKCSHMTAKCGTKSPVYHCLLNQWGNETVEVCASDWFISGFCAIYNTDEMKVIDDFNRDCTNFTSGYCPTRYISTDAYMYQGCYEKRNTSTPLPSTDKQCFRVHVSTDCTLPAAIIAIIIVLSLLSLILSLLLVLTCRGKISKSVRYRQCMRLCKQTPDEEQEMEGSSTDEKSSETESLLQDVKKSVSLRTDKREEEKYTMPVKEIIKQIEPKSVSPRTDKTEEKNDTMPVKEKIKQFDQKSVSLRTGKTEEENNTMPVKEIIKLIGRTYFAETDNKVKETDKKDEDKRRKSGQNLKTSSDASDSTTDTSKKDENLINEDMEPTSFGRINSPKDDRKSECNVKDPSYTMEDLNTKNEDLNVESVEEENMIVDGRTDSPDGDRKLESIDKVELEDDRLHENDSKVMEMRSYEISADEKERDSENKYESQKDIELSSSTSNENKNSTEKEEQLDLKEKPPQVKSRVKEIQERLTKHN from the exons ATGGCTAGTATAATGAAACATCAAGCTGCAATCGCTCTTCTCGTTGCTATATTGTCAAACTTTTCCAAT tGTGATTACTGTCCAGTAAGTGTTCCCACAGTGTCAGTGGTATCTAAATGTCCCACAACAAAGGCGGAATGGGATGAGGCGGCTAGCAGAAAAAAGTGTTCTCACATGACAGCAAAATGTGGGACTAAATCACCTGTTTATCATTGTCTGTTAAATCAGTGGGGAAACGAGACAGTAGAAGTGTGTGCCTCTGATTGGTTTATATCAG GATTCTGCGCGATCTATAACACCGACGAAATGAAAGTTATCGACGACTTTAATAGAGACTGCACAAACTTTACTAGTGGCTACTGTCCTACCCGATACATTTCTACAGATGCATATATGT atCAAGGGTGTTACGAAAAGCGAAATACCAGTACACCGTTGCCATCAACAGACAAACAGTGTTTCAGAGTTCATGTGTCGACAGACTGCACGTTGCCGGCTGCTATAATTGCTATAATAATCGTTCTTTCCCTCCTTTCACTTATTCTCTCACTGTTATTAGTACTCACATGCCGGgggaaaatttcaaaatcag TGAGGTATAGGCAATGCATGCGATTATGCAAACAGACTCCTGATGAAGAACAAG AAATGGAAGGAAGCTCTACAGATGAAAAATCAAGTGAAACCGAATCCTTGTTGCAAGATG TTAAAAAAAGTGTCAGCCTTCGGACCGATAAAAGAGAGGAAGAAAAATACACGATGCCTGTAAAGgaaattattaaacaaattg AACCAAAAAGTGTCAGCCCTCGGACCGATAAAACAGAGGAGAAAAATGACACGATGCCTGTAaaggaaaaaattaaacaatttg ATCAAAAAAGTGTCAGCCTTCGGACCGGTAAAACAGAGGAGGAAAATAACACGATGCCTGTAAAGGAAATAATTAAACTAATTG GTAGAACTTATTTTGCAGAAACTGACAACAAAGTAAAAGAAACCGATAAAaaagatgaagataaaaggAGAAAATCTGggcaaaatttgaaaacatcTTCTG ATGCAAGCGACAGCACAACCGATACCAGTAAGAAGGATGAAAACTTAATTAATGAAGACATGGAACCGACGTCAT ttgGACGAATAAATTCCCCGAAAGACGATCGAAAAAGTGAATGCAATGTTAAAG ATCCGAGCTATACGATGGAagatttaaatacaaaaaatgaagaCCTAAATGTAGAATCTGTAGAAGAAGAAAACATGATCGTTG atgGACGAACCGATTCCCCGGATGGTGATCGAAAATTAGAATCAATTGATAAAG ttgAGCTAGAGGACGATCGATTGCATGAAAATGATTCGAAAG TGATGGAAATGCGATCATACGAAATCAGTGCTGATGAAAAAGAAAGGGATAGTGAAAATAAATACGAATCGCAAAAAG
- the LOC105343686 gene encoding ubiquitin carboxyl-terminal hydrolase 46 isoform X3: MDDIHILLLSIVSFLVTESSKVLQNQFHGKTDEAEEEECIGLIRRISLENDNSRGKTDNTKEVASQTDSESKSMKTVGTLTEVTLYLRQESSPQTIKKENNKVTDFNPPKGNRNLGNTCFFNSSLQALYFTKSFREAITCLKPLSRNFENMPLTKNVSRLLEKQTIQSENHTRELKGVLSAVRKINDQFGHGTQEDSYELLNTVLGGIFDEINNADISRMEEGGGSLIDVRNIFKGMFIVVYVYDSCNDIEVDFEEFTTLSIPIVDQSDDCTLSKSHHGLKTVTLASPLNGVESGLAAFTQTEEFEEQQLPCRICDSKYVDGTEKSYKRMLVFQPPPVLVIHIDRYEMNGSSNLTKNSKQMSYSRRLDVSQFCSIANTTMCKQDYLYELYAIVVHTGAISGGHYYAFVNTTRKHDVKRWEHLIRKSTGDIDTLKREAEIILQEKRNEMKHERTEEIPEVKPNWYYVSDQIVTPVSEEDVLSHKDAYILFYEVQ; this comes from the exons ATGGATGATATCCACATACTCCTCCTGAGTATAGTGAGCTTTTTG gtAACAGAGAGTTCGAAAGTATTACAGAACCAG tttCATGGAAAAACAGATGAAGCCGAAGAAGAAGAATGCATTGGA TTGATTAGGAGGATAAGCTTAGAAAATGACAACAGCAGAGGAAAAACAGATAACACGAAAGAg GTTGCTTCACAAACAGATTCTGAATCAAAGTCCATGAAAACTGTGGGAACATTAACAGAAGTAACATTATACCTGAGGCAAGAGTCATCTCCTCAAACAATTAAG AAAGAGAATAATAAAGTCACTGATTTTAATCCTCCAAAG GGAAATAGAAATCTTGGCAACACCTGCTTTTTTAATTCTTCCTTACAG GCCTTGTATTTTACCAAATCATTCAGAGAGGCAATAACTTGTTTGAAG CCGCTAtcaagaaattttgaaaatatgccATTAACAAAAAATGTGTCTCGACTTCTGGAGAAACAAACAATACAAAGCGAAAACCACACAAGGGAACTGAAAGGCGTTTTGAGTGCTGTCAGAAAGAT AAATGACCAGTTTGGGCATGGAACACAAGAGGACAGCTATGAACTGCTGAATACAGTACTTGGTGGaatatttgatgaaatcaataaCGCTGAT ATATCAAGGATGGAGGAAGGAG GTGGGAGTTTAATTGATGTGCGGAACATATTCAAGGGAATGTTTATTGTGGTCTACGTTTATGATTCCTGCAACGAT ATAGAAGTAGATTTTGAAGAGTTTACAACGCTGAGCATTCCGATTGTTGACCAGTCCGATGATTGTACA tTATCAAAATCCCATCATGGGTTGAAAACGGTGACGTTGGCTTCGCCATTGAATGGTGTTGAAAGTGGATTAGCCGCCTTCACACAAACTGAAGAGTTCGAGGAACAACAACTACCTTGCCGGATCTGTGATTCAA aatATGTGGACGGAACGGAAAAATCCTACAAAAGAATGCTTGTGTTTCAACCTCCTCCAGTACTAGTAATACATATTGACAGATACGAAATG AATGGTTCAAGTAATCTTACAAAAAACTCGAAACAAATGTCCTATTCTAGAAGACTTGATGTATCACAGTTTTGTTCAATTGCCAATACT ACGATGTGTAAACAAGATTATCTTTATGAACTATATGCCATTGTAGTTCATACAGGGGCAATCAGCGGAGGTCATTACTATGCGTTTGTCAACACAACCAGAAAGCATGATGTTAAAAGATGGGAGCATTTAATTCGTAAATCAACTGGAGACATTGACACTTTAAAACGGGAAGCAGAAATTATTTTGCAAGAGAAGCGCAATGAAATGAAACATGAAAGAACAGAAGAGATTCCCGAGGTTAAGCCTAATTGGTATTACGTGAGCGATCAGATAGTGACACCGGTATCAGAGGAAGATGTTCTGAGTCATAAAGATGCTTACATCCTGTTTTATGAAGTGCAATAA